The following are encoded in a window of Podospora pseudoanserina strain CBS 124.78 chromosome 6, whole genome shotgun sequence genomic DNA:
- a CDS encoding hypothetical protein (COG:S; EggNog:ENOG503NZSY), whose protein sequence is MTLTQQQAIHLVQSIADDHGHLDEKTLATMNAGTRLKVERALLAKDQLIGQSVITLARELYSKDVRFIFELLQNADDNHFNHAKSSGQEPYVAFLIYHDRIVIDCNEDGFTEENLRAICSVGKSSKHGAQGYIGEKGIGFKSVFKVAWKVHVQSGPFSFCFIHRPGDSGMGMISPEWHQSEDSTRPPTGITRMTFTLHNKLDQKLQAAQRQSIVNEFKDLQPAMLLFLKKLRRIEVHLFDVEGTKESHSAMSLSAPVDISNRAVLTTTKTTHNSEPKTFSHHYHVTKLWATGLARNENRKYSPAEESSKAYSRTKVVLAFPLTDQSVPIIEPQDIFAFLPIRKIGFNFLIHTDFVTMANREDIVTSSQRNKGLRQYLAQAFVTAAEQMCMHPQLQFQWMRYLPRLSGNHWDSFWSEFSRILQGEITKVDVIIPFASMTPRPLTALKQWPSKISWLDHLDRPVFEDLPKEKAAYVSLEYQDSDLSILRDYRMKYLSWVDLISRVEADLRSRSSKMKSPQTDAKWHSLAAKLLKRGLRNLKYKEEIKALDLLPLSDGSWTSVTKRGSVYFPTTTEGFSIPAELGLKFIKADAAVQPERNALFKALGVISASSDLIRSLVIGFQAKHKSSSLETSVDMLRFLYLKHPPDASLGVYDVIWVISSSYLILKPTENDVYFEDESDPYGPAALGLEVNFLHPHYLQESPQTPEDATRAGEDAAKGWRNWLEQHIGIRTRLRLATKDVPTGKPALSEEILHVAEHQPTKFIGLLHYLWEYDGESLASNETLCRHLGSLEVLCEGGSREPLKNTILPTPKLRELSQRYLEPSHGSRFLQLEISLPNTIGSWSFLAKFNIIMDDDLLFYLIILMSIASKAASLLMKPTRILRLYSAIQAKCLASNDISKALEDVRRVFADSPLMYIPSTPGEFGTSPQWVVATRSCLLDAPADMRHRLPLDALYSQAFSDDASKSLSTVLTFFRETVKVSSCDHMAFVLELQHLKVNNCMDMPLIRSHYKRLRKCISSKEDDIEEIRKWVADKALVFYQPCNDGEPTWYSPADCVWSTEAGLRGKANLREQYPDLKEFFVDLLGVDLLKINMIYELLLRLDTNSRVDYQEAKTQLLAFSSLLPMAPEELLETMKPKKLVRQNCLPVTCPDVGEKLVGAATEFMIIDRQGPMAEFRHQVRVLDFGMEEVHELQAFIEWADLTGRYLSKMVREVPCLGAGPKVPIGNPLFDIRKKAHEILSPRYQEGNGCKLYAQLRGAQTWETDDISAQLVLEMDGESYVVPLEKSDMYIAEEGEEGETSPPSCLTIYIPHDEIDQDVCIQHKLPYMLMEWIMTDPGTGKTKPVDGRAVRVVTAVLNAKFASLPRILEREGVHDVDVPALVEDLDEDEDESVPEAEENAGVLEDDVQESLGDDEEGDVYEGDDVFDGVEGLSNIGPEEAANVFEGDDVFDDVEYSDHDEIAQDDFAAHENGFADEDECADADQMLDEVERELDGLSIEPRTPPRSVAVLSSSPSTPAGRGIIYTPLGTEPETPLRVPANPGNARWSPSGNFATPQTGYFHPSPNWRSGPRELNSTPSSSTQQYRELLSHMVSAGQQLRFPDFGNLDISPLRGQLPPTKDTANPLWMFSTWQQGAAGELFILELLKTLEPKLPGLCAEVNWTSKLRGHVTVHPTYANLVAWSGFNETSDLEYFDYTGAFTTLLTEKGYLPRSSNTSEQAGNPMQPKKYYIEVKCTSQGCDEPFYMSSDQYNKMQAICDQKGAVYIIFRVFNLYTDRIDVRLFVNPSALERQGLLRFSPERYSVRVTP, encoded by the exons GAAAGTTCATGTTCAGTCGGGacccttttccttttgtttCATCCACAGACCAGGTGACTCCGGTATGGGCATGATTTCACCGGAGTGGCATCAATCCGAGGACTCGACGAGGCCTCCTACCGGCATCACCAGAATGACCTTCACCCTGCACAACAAGCTTGATCAGAAGCTACAGGCAGCCCAACGTCAAAGCATCGTGAACGAGTTCAAAGACCTCCAGCCAGCCATGCTGCTGTTCCTAAAGAAGTTGAGACGCATAGAAGTACATCTCTTCGATGTCGAGGGAACCAAGGAGAGTCATTCTGCAATGTCTCTGTCTGCGCCAGTCGATATATCGAATCGAGCCGTCCTCACAACCACAAAGACAACTCACAATTCTGAGCCCAAGACGTTCAGTCATCACTACCATGTCACAAAGCTATGGGCAACGGGCCTTGCCAGGAACGAGAACCGCAAATATTCACCAGCAGAGGAGTCCTCGAAAGCTTACTCTCGGACAAAAGTCGTCCTTGCGTTCCCTTTGACTGACCAGTCCGTACCCATCATCGAGCCTCAGGATATTTTTGCTTTTCTACCGATCCGCAAGATTGGGTTCAAT TTTCTGATCCATACTGATTTTGTCACAATGGCAAATCGGGAAGACATTGTCACGAGCTCACAACGTAACAAAGGTTTACGTCAGTATCTAGCTCAGGCCTTCGTTACCGCAGCCGAGCAGATGTGCATGCATCCTCAGCTTCAGTTCCAGTGGATGCGATACCTACCTCGTCTATCGGGTAACCATTGGGATTCATTTTGGTCTGAATTCTCTCGAATATTGCAGGGAGAGATCACGAAGGTGGATGTGATCATACCTTTTGCGTCGATGACCCCTCGGCCCTTGACTGCTCTTAAACAGTGGCCCTCTAAGATATCGTGGCTGGACCACCTTGATCGCCCCGTCTTCGAGGACTTGCCTAAAGAGAAGGCGGCATACGTTTCACTTGAGTATCAGGATTCTGACCTGTCTATTCTCAGGGACTACCGGATGAAATATCTGTCTTGGGTCGACCTCATTTCAAGAGTCGAGGCTGACCTTAGGAGTCGCTCTTCAAAGATGAAGAGCCCTCAGACGGACGCTAAGTGGCATTCGCTGGCTGCCAAACTTCTGAAAAGGGGGCTGAGAAATCTCAAGTACAAGGAGGAAATCAAGGCTCTGGATCTTCTGCCACTCTCTGATGGAAGTTGGACAAGCGTTACCAAAAGAGGAAGTGTTTACTTCCCCACGACAACAGAGGGTTTCTCAATACCGGCGGAGCTGGGTCTCAAGTTCATCAAAGCCGATGCCGCAGTTCAACCTGAAAGGAATGCACTGTTTAAGGCTCTTGGTGTTATCTCTGCGTCATCCGACCTCATTCGATCTTTGGTCATTGGGTTCCAAGCTAAGCACAAGTCCTCCTCTCTTGAGACCTCTGTGGACATGCTCCGGTTTCTATATTTGAAACACCCTCCGGATGCATCTTTGGGCGTTTACGATGTGATCTGGGTGATATCTTCCAGTTACTTGATTCTTAAGCCGACGGAAAACGACGTTTACTTCGAAGACGAGTCAGATCCCTACGGCCCTGCAGCCCTTGGGCTCGAGGTCAACTTTCTTCACCCACATTACCTACAAGAATCCCCGCAAACACCCGAAGACGCCACTCGCGCTGGTGAAGATGCGGCCAAAGGCTGGAGGAATTGGTTGGAACAACACATTGGTATTCGAACACGGCTGAGATTAGCAACAAAAGACGTCCCAACTGGGAAACCAGCCTTGTCAGAGGAGATTTTACATGTTGCAGAGCACCAACCAACTAAATTCATCGGGTTACTTCACTATCTTTGGGAATACGATGGGGAAAGTCTAGCATCCAACGAAACCCTTTGTCGGCACCTGGGTAGCTTGGAGGTTCTCTGTGAAGGGGGTAGTCGAGAGCCTCTCAAAAACACTATTTTGCCCACCCCAAAGTTGAGGGAATTGTCTCAGCGATATTTGGAGCCATCCCATGGCTCCAGATTCTTGCAACTCGAGATTAGCCTGCCCAACACGATAGGCAGctggagcttcttggccaaATTCAATATCATTATGGATGATGATCTGCTTTTCTACTTGATCATACTGATGAGTATAGCGTCGAAAGCAGCATCTCTATTGATGAAGCCTACTCGGATCCTGCGGCTATATTCGGCGATTCAAGCCAAGTGTCTGGCCAGCAATGATATTTCCAAGGCGCTTGAAGATGTGAG GCGCGTTTTCGCAGATTCTCCTCTCATGTATATTCCTTCTACTCCCGGAGAATTTGGCACCTCTCCGCAATGGGTGGTAGCGACGCGGAGCTGTCTGCTTGATGCGCCAGCCGACATGAGGCATAGGCTACCACTTGACGCATTGTATAGCCAGGCCTTTTCGGATGATGCCAGCAAGTCTTTGTCCACagttttgactttttttcGCGAAACTGTCAAAGTTTCATCCTGCGATCATATGGCTTTTGTCCTTGAGTTGCAACACTTGAAGGTTAACAACTGTATGGATATGCCACTCATTCGAAGCCACTACAAGAGGCTCCGAAAGTGTATTTCATCGAAAGAAGACGATATAGAGGAGATCAGAAAGTGGGTTGCGGACAAAGCGCTGGTATTCTACCAGCCATGCAATGACGGCGAGCCCACGTGGTACAGCCCAGCTGACTGTGTCTGGTCGACCGAGGCGGGACTCCGCGGTAAGGCCAATCTGCGTGAGCAGTACCCTGACTTGAAAGAGTTCTTCGTGGACCTGCTTGGGGTTGACTTGCTCAAAATCAACATGATATACGAGTTGCTCCTGCGACTAGACACCAACAGTCGCGTCGATTATCAAGAAGCAAAGACGCAACTCCTTGCCttcagcagccttctcccGATGGCACCAGAAGAATTGTTGGAGACCATGAAGCCGAAGAAGCTTGTGAGGCAAAACTGCTTGCCAGTTACTTGTCCGGATGTAGGAGAGAAGCTTGTCGGCGCCGCCACCGAGTTCATGATTATTGACCGCCAGGGGCCGATGGCAGAATTTCGGCACCAGGTGAGGGTGCTGGACTTTGgcatggaggaggtgcatGAACTGCAGGCTTTTATCGAGTGGGCTGATCTTACGGGGCGGTACCTTTCGAAGATGGTACGAGAGGTGCCTTGTCTTGGGGCTGGGCCAAAGGTTCCCATCGGCAACCCTTTGTTCGATATCAGAAAGAAGGCACATGAGATTTTGAG TCCACGGTATCAAGAGGGCAATGGGTGTAAGCTCTATGCGCAGCTGCGTGGGGCGCAGACCTGGGAGACAGACGACATTTCCGCACAGCTTGTCCTGGAAATGGACGGGGAAAGCTATGTTGTGCCGCTGGAAAAGAGCGATATGTACATCgccgaagaaggcgaggaaggggagacctctccaccatcctgcTTGACGATCTATATCCCGCATGACGAGATTGATCAGGATGTGTGCATCCAGCACAAATTGCCTTACATGTTGATGGAGTGGATTATGACGGATCCCGGGACGGGAAAGACGAAGCCGGTGGATGGGAGAGCGGTCAGGGTGGTTACGGCAGTTTTGAATGCCAAGTTTGCGTCGTTGCCGCGAATTCTGGAGCGTGAAGGAGttcatgatgttgatgttcCTGCTTTAGTAGAAGACCttgatgaagacgaggatgagagTGTCCCAGAGGCTGAGGAGAATGCTGGTGTCCTCGAAGACGATGTTCAGGAAAGccttggagatgatgaggaaggcgATGTATACGAGGGAGATGACGTCTTTGATGGAGTCGAGGGGCTGTCTAATATTGGTCCGGAAGAGGCTGCCAACGTGTTTGAGGGAGACGACGtctttgatgatgtcgaATACTCTGATCATGACGAGATTGCTCAGGACGATTTTGCTGCACACGAAAACGGATTTGCCGATGAGGACGAGTGCGCTGATGCGGATCAGATGTTGGATGAAGTTGAGCGTGAACTTGATGGTTTGAGCATTGAACCACGCACCCCCCCCAGATCGGTCGCGGTATtatcatcctcaccatcaacaccagcggGTCGTGGCATAATCTACACGCCACTTGGAACGGAACCCGAAACACCTCTCAGAGTCCCTGCCAACCCCGGAAATGCGCGCTGGTCTCCGAGCGGGAATTTTGCGACTCCTCAGACAGGATACTTtcacccatccccaaactGGAGGTCAGGACCCCGGGAACTAAACTCTActccaagctcaagcacGCAGCAGTATCGGGAACTCTTGAGCCACATGGTATCAGCTGGCCAGCAGTTGCGATTCCCAGACTTCGGCAACCTCGACATATCACCTTTGAGAGGccaactcccccccaccaaagaTACTGCAAACCCTCTCTGGATGTTCTCGACTTGGCAACAGGGTGCCGCCGGTGAGCTCTTT ATTCTTGAACTTCTCAAGACACTGGAGCCCAAACTGCCAGGTCTCTGCGCAGAGGTCAACTGGACGAGCAAGCTCCGAGGCCATGTCACCGTCCATCCAACCTATGCCAACCTAGTCGCTTGGTCAGGGTTTAATGAGACATCCGACCTTGAATATTTCGATTACACTGGCGCTTTCACGACTCTCCTGACCGAAAAGGGGTACCTTCCTCGATCGTCCAACACCAGCGAGCAAGCTGGGAACCCGATGCAGCCGAAGAAGTACTACATTGAAGTGAAGTGCACATCTCAGGGCTGTGACGAGCCATTTTACATGAGCTCTGACCAGTATAACAAG ATGCAGGCAATCTGCGACCAGAAAGGCGCTGTGTACATTATCTTTCGAGTGTTCAACCTCTACACTGACAGGATTGATGTCAGGCTGTTTGTGAATCCTTCTGCGCTTGAGAGgcaggggttgttgaggttctCGCCGGAGAGGTATAGTGTTAGGGTGACGCCATAG
- a CDS encoding hypothetical protein (EggNog:ENOG503PHTY), whose amino-acid sequence MAPQNPDQSSEHIDTSFVPELCRSGCYRAYEETQKYRKTPELCRTDSVFTKDFAACRTCILHQGKEGDDWTNANKFYLQPAFREYVEYCDSIPIQSAPRTSSTSTRSVITTTTSIKSSTTTQITTTVLVTEPPVATSSFTSTSTTEIAVTSKLAVETSTLVIRVSSVVRSPVSSPASAGPTTPPTPTPLPGPPSLSLTTTVTIIVIPIFSAILLVAGLIYLYFHLRKRRKQKKATLSVFKEGDTLSKTSTWEKGEMSARISTLPRQEMEDWRGVKDLGPHELPVGASAQEIMDVKDGDGFDEGSSEEGKTVADSPTLSGSEMVGSETTADSPILESSEVAGTSSSPVSRGSIGSDR is encoded by the exons ATGGCTCCCCAGAACCCGGATCAAAGTTCCGAACACATCGATACCAGTTTTGTCCCTGAGCTTTGTCGATCagggtgtt ACAGAGCATACGAAGAGACTCAGAAGTATCGAAAGACGCCTGAACTATGCAGAACGGACTCTGTATTCACCAAAGACTTTGCTGCTTGCAGGACATGCATTTTGCACCAGGGCAAGGAAGGTGATGACTGGACTAATGCCAACAAGTTTTATCTGCAGCCAGCATTTAGGGAATACGTTGAGTACTGCGACAGTATTCCCATTCAGAGTGCGCCAAGGAcgtcctcaacctcgacaagATCCGTCataacaaccaccacaagcATTAAAAGCTCGACGACTAcccagatcaccaccacagtctTGGTAACAGAACCACCTGTAGCGACGAGTTCATTCACTTCGACATCAACTACGGAGATCGCCGTGACCTCCAAGCTTGCAGTAGAAACAAGCACACTTGTTATACGAGTCAGCTCCGTGGTGAGAA GCCCAGTCTCCTCGCCCGCCTCAGCTGGACCGACCACACCCCCCACACCAACTCCACTACCTGGTccaccctctctctctctaaCAACAACAGTtaccatcatcgtcatcccaATTTTCTCGGCCATTCTTCTGGTGGCAGGGCTTATATATCTCTATTTTCACTTGCGCAAGCGGCggaagcaaaagaaggcaaCCCTATCCGTCTTCAAAGAGGGAGACACGCTATCCAAGACTTCGACTtgggagaagggagagatgAGTGCCCGGATATCGACGTTGCCACGGCAAGAGATGGAAGACTGGAGAGGTGTGAAAGATTTGGGGCCGCATGAATTGCCAGTGGGGGCATCTGCACAGGAGATTATGGATGTAAAAGATGGCGATGGGTTTGATGAGGGATCCTCAGAAGAGGGCAAAACGGTGGCTGATTCGCCCACTCTTTCAGGGAGTGAGATGGTGGGCAGTGAGACCACAGCTGATTCTCCTATTCTCGAGTCGAGTGAAGTTGCGGGCACGAGTTCTTCACCGGTGAGTCGTGGAAGTATTGGGTCAGACAGATGA
- a CDS encoding hypothetical protein (EggNog:ENOG503P2PM; COG:K) yields the protein MSDSSSTFHHHQASWLPSFSELTESIAHSAGDGAPPTRHTTLPLLGGRIPFRSPHSPEAHESPRYASSYYSSTFTAGPWSPLKLDPLGANRDPSQHADSPRKPSSASIAPTADYSTIHVNTSSDHESTEGMVEIPAKLNYPEALEAIANSAFALYDFARRCTADCRPGNDDSTLLVKLPSKRVVNIMVNNSDVIKKRMDDIRLARKWVEESTSGSHSKSRLSHRNSEETVQKPGRGRRRIREIGIDAHGKKTIPARNAAGKCYNCDCTESTEWRKGPEGPRTLCNRCGLQYSKRNMPIKQRS from the exons ATGTctgactcctcctccacttttcaccaccaccaggcatCATGgcttccctccttctctgAGCTCACTGAGAGCATAGCGCACTCCGCTGGTGACGGGGCCCCTCCCACACGCCACACCACCCTTCCACTCCTCGGCGGCCGGATCCCGTTCCGGTCACCACACTCCCCCGAAGCTCACGAATCTCCTCGTTACGCGAGTTCATATTACTCTTCCACTTTCACCGCCGGGCCCTGGTCACCCTTGAAATTGGACCCACTCGGCGCCAACCGCGACCCATCCCAGCATGCCGACTCACCGCGGAAACCATCGTCTGCCTCCATAGCACCCACTGCCGATTACAGCACCATTCATGTCAACACCAGCAGTGACCACGAGAGCACCGAGGGAATGGTGGAGATTCCTGCCAAGCTGAACTACCCCGAAGCACTTGAAGCA ATCGCCAACTCAGCTTTTGCCCTCTACGACTTTGCAAGACGCTGTACAGCCGACTGCCGCCCTGGCAATGATGACTCAACTCTGCTCGTCAAGCTCCCATCTAAGAGAGTGGTTAACATCATGGTAAACAACAGCGACGTAATCAAGAAAAGGATGGACGACATCAGGTTGGCGAGAaagtgggtggaggagagcacATCTGGCTCACACTCCAAGAGCCGTTTGTCCCATCGCAACTCAGAGGAGACAGTACAGAAAcctgggagggggaggcggaggataAGAGAAATTGGGATTGATGCTCATGGGAAG AAAACGATACCAGCACGAAATGCGGCGGGTAAATGCTATAACTGTGACTGTACTGAAAGTACTGAGTGGAGGAAGGGACCAGAAGGGCCGAGGACGTTGTGTAATAGGTGTGGATTGCAGTACTCCAAGAGGAATATGCCGATCAAGCAGCGGTCATGA
- a CDS encoding hypothetical protein (COG:I; EggNog:ENOG503P2JM) has translation MPSSSPAINFPPLQTHTYQHPHTHTLIFLHGRGDKVPSFLTALSAWESSTALTLRTAFPTFRLVFPQAPLRPVAAAAAKGERLEWNQWFDVWNTNDFSDNEELQAEGLRESVSGIRAMINEEAEMLGGRYDRILVAGISMGGATLIHTLFNLEKPIGAFLGFCCRCPFSGSKKTLEQMRAVLGLPGTPQGNEVLRKTPILLEHCIDDPLVRIESGRNLREVLLNFGAERLEWKEYGTGGHWFKAPDGMDDVISFVQNVLEVVDSGSGKDVDMDI, from the coding sequence ATGCCCTCATCAAGTCCCGCAATCAACTTCCCCCCGCTCCAAACCCACACTTAccaacacccacacacccacaccctgATCTTCCTCCACGGGCGCGGTGACAAAGTCCCTTCCTTTCTCACCGCCCTCTCGGCATGGGagtcctccaccgccctgACGCTCCGAACTGCCTTCCCCACCTTCCGCCTGGTCTTCCCTCAAGCACCCCTCCGCCCCGtcgcagcagccgccgcaAAGGGCGAAAGACTTGAATGGAACCAGTGGTTTGACGTCTGGAACACCAACGACTTTTCCGACAATGAAGAGCTCCAAGCTGAGGGGCTGAGAGAATCGGTCAGTGGCATCAGGGCAATGATCAACGAAGAAGCCGAGATGCTTGGAGGTCGATACGACAGGATTTTGGTAGCGGGGATCAGTATGGGGGGTGCGACGTTGATTCACACATTGTTCAACCTCGAGAAGCCGATCGGTGCCTTCTTGGGATTTTGCTGCCGATGCCCATTTTCTGGGTCGAAGAAGACGCTGGAGCAGATGAGAGCTGTGCTGGGACTGCCTGGGACGCCACAGGGGAATGAAGTGCTGAGGAAGACGCCGATTTTGTTGGAGCATTGTATCGACGATCCGCTTGTTAGGATTGAGAGTGGGAGGAACTTGAGGGAGGTGCTGCTGAATTTTGGGGCAGAGAGATTGGAGTGGAAGGAGTATGGGACTGGAGGACACTGGTTCAAGGCGccggatgggatggatgatgtTATTTCGTTTGTGCAAAACGTCTTGGAGGTGGTAGACAGCGGAAGCGGCAAAGATGTTGATATGGACATTTAG
- a CDS encoding hypothetical protein (EggNog:ENOG503PEYB), whose amino-acid sequence MVDTMASSSPLTMESIKSSLSEQDLSKAQEVATLLLDIYKTLVHMQYIPASDLRPGPHDLTAMLPLYQDLQLDPRIIYLYTLLPYIDNHDRAAFYKGGILIDYRNKHHVEEARDPFFHTDDRRAMMRPWMTPLSLCCGLQVVLIYDAKRHVVGVFEQCFLESRDPALVDKAANSLPWAEDLRRACEEDSHPRLGCGEKGGNVYDNMPARDAADVLRDIKKQYELLEDAPWRHECGEGGGPWPEGVEALFHKHGWPGSDFDVEGFHVDRIRMNAVEGTKRYASEALKKMEREKNGLQRLNQEMLECEQALALADTLDKEWMARFEVWKLESTIELQKKLLEGAEKLVARLYPQGSNPGDMPEDVIVWELRHLMNAFRQAGGLLETIQTERYIKDDERHLERLRQAVQACLRDADRLCPEREELPRDDNDIKVVAYAFSREWQVGNLTARKVKLQGFLATIPSTCKEGREVVQKEIDNCQRDIDNRNKFWDEADARQAEARKRNEATAAAV is encoded by the coding sequence aTGGTCGACACCATGGCCTCATCTTCTCCGTTGACAATGGAGTCCATCAAATCCTCGCTCAGCGAGCAAGACCTCTCCAAAGCCCAAGAAGTCGCCACCCTTTTACTCGACATTTACAAAACCCTTGTCCACATGCAATACATTCCCGCCTCTGATCTCCGCCCCGGTCCCCACGACCTGACGGCCATGCTCCCGCTATACCAGGACCTCCAGCTTGACCCTCGCATCATTTACCTCTataccctcctcccctatATCGACAACCACGACCGAGCCGCCTTCTACAAGGGAGGCATACTGATTGACTACCGCAACAAGCATCACGTCGAGGAGGCACGTgaccccttcttccacaCGGATGATAGGCGCGCGATGATGCGCCCATGGATGACCCCCCTGTCCTTGTGTTGCGGCCTCCAGGTCGTGCTCATATACGACGCAAAGCGGCACGTTGTTGGGGTCTTTGAACAATGTTTCCTGGAAAGCCGGGATCCCGCTTTGGTTGATAAAGCAGCGAACAGCTTGCCATGGGCGGAGGATTTACGCCGGGCTTGCGAGGAAGACAGTCACCCCAGGCTGGGGTGTggagaaaaaggagggaaTGTCTACGACAACATGCCCGCACGCGACGCGGCAGACGTTTTGCGGGACATCAAAAAACAATATGAGTTGCTGGAAGACGCTCCGTGGCGGCATGAGtgcggtgagggtgggggtcCATGGccggagggggttgaggcgCTGTTTCACAAGCATGGCTGGCCAGGGTCCGACTTTGACGTGGAAGGCTTTCACGTTGATCGTATCCGAATGAACGCAGTGGAAGGTACGAAGCGTTATGCGTCAGAAGccttgaagaagatggaacGGGAGAAGAACGGGTTGCAGCGTTTGAACCAAGAGATGCTGGAGTGTGAGCAGGCCCTTGCTTTAGCGGACACGCTTGACAAGGAATGGATGGCGAGGTTTGAGGTCTGGAAGTTGGAGAGCACGATTGAGCTTCAGAAGAAGCTCTTGGAAGGGGCTGAGAAACTGGTAGCCAGGTTATATCCTCAAGGGAGCAACCCTGGTGATATGCCAGAAGATGTGATTGTGTGGGAGCTAAGGCATCTAATGAATGCATTTAGACAGGCTGGAGGATTATTGGAGACAATACAGACGGAGAGATATATTAAAGACGACGAACGGCATCTGGAGCGATTACGGCAAGCGGTGCAGGCCTGTCTAAGGGATGCGGACAGACTGTGTCCCGAGAGAGAGGAGCTGCCCAGGGATGACAACGACATCAAAGTCGTTGCTTACGCATTCAGCCGAGAGTGGCAGGTTGGGAATCTTACAGCGAGAAAGGTCAAGCTCCAGGGCTTCCTCGCAACCATCCCTTCAACTTGTAAGGAAGGGCGGGAGGTGGTTCAAAAAGAAATTGATAATTGTCAACGAGACATCGACAACCGCAACAAGTTCTGGGATGAAGCTGATGCTAGACaggcggaggcgaggaagagaaatGAAGCGACAGCGGCGGCTGTTTGA
- a CDS encoding hypothetical protein (EggNog:ENOG503NYG9; COG:S), whose protein sequence is MKAVAFLLPALAAASPVAQVVGNDGWANAPDPKQIQIDKASFSGNGCPQGSVSTSISPDKTVVTFGFDRFQTYIGPGYDPTAKTKNCQLHLSLKYPSGFQFAVVESTYHGYAQLEKGVTGTFYSTYYFSQDASATTTTQTSITGGGIWESGQVYTKADRIPTASYIYSPCGASGILNVNNRIALTSSNRTAIGEITNDDATVAFTQQVNIAWRTCK, encoded by the exons ATGAAGGCCGtcgctttcctcctccccgctcTCGCTGCTGCCAGCCCCGTTGCTCAGGTCGTCGGAAACGACGGCTGGGCCAACGCCCCCGACCCGAAGCAGATCCAGATCGACAAGGCCAGCTTCTCTGGAAACGGCTGCCCCCAGGGCTCCGtttccacctccatctctcCCGATAAGACT GTTGTCACCTTCGGTTTCGACCGCTTCCAGACCTACATCGGCCCCGGCTATGACCCCACTGCTAAGACCAAGAACTGCCAGCTCCATCTCTCCCTAAAG TACCCCAGCGGCTTCCAGTTCGCCGTTGTCGAGTCTACCTACCACGGCTACGCTCAGCTCGAGAAGGGCGTCACCGGCACCTTTTACAGCACCTACTACTTCAGCCAGGACGCcagcgccaccaccaccacccagacCTCCATCACAGGCGGCGGCATCTGGGAGTCTGGCCAGGTCTACACCAAGGCCGACCGcatccccaccgccagctACATCTACTCGCCCTGCGGCGCCAGCGGCATCCTCAACGTCAACAACCGCATcgccctcaccagcagcaaccgcacTGCCATCGGCGAGATCACCAACGACGACGCCACCGTTGCCTTCACCCAGCAGGTCAACATCGCCTGGCGCACCTGCAAATAG
- a CDS encoding hypothetical protein (EggNog:ENOG503P7XS), whose product MYDFIQRRHFCGHFRFIASKWCRDYSATHI is encoded by the coding sequence ATGTATGACTTTATTCAGCGAAGGCACTTTTGTGGCCACTTCCGCTTTATCGCTTCGAAATGGTGCCGCGATTACTCAGCCACCCACATCTGA